The following are encoded together in the Bactrocera neohumeralis isolate Rockhampton chromosome 6, APGP_CSIRO_Bneo_wtdbg2-racon-allhic-juicebox.fasta_v2, whole genome shotgun sequence genome:
- the LOC126762185 gene encoding RYamide receptor-like, protein MDEFPVLQIPDDEVLEEEEFERLYTAPIVVVIILSLFYGSISILAIIGNSLVIWVVITARQMRTVTNTYIANLAVADVIIGLFCIPFQFQAALLQRWNLPWFMCAFCPFVQTVSVNVSVFTLTAIAIDRHRAIINPLRARPSKYISKFILFGIWLSAFIFASPIAIAFRVEVIHERYREDGVIYNVTRPFCANINLSDEQLKAYRYALVIVQYCVPCCVISFVYVQMAVKLWLTETPGNAEDTRDMALMRNKKKVIKMLIVVVIVFGICWLPLQLYNVLYVTIPEVNEYHFISIIWFCCDWLAMSNSCYNPFIYGIYNEKFKREFNKRFNLCFCKFRTNNDAHDRTLSMHTRATSLRSNFANSSMRIRSNLYAEAGAGQSKSDIYYTYRYANMRPGRNGSNASAYNIIALPRKTMQTSECSKTNTELHNAAAAAAAGNGQSVPQWRRNNFKPLYPDVIECEDDLDTLMHSTPTSEEPNSSSAGSNKVNMNAGPGFIFKTTGKR, encoded by the exons ATGGATGAATTTCCCGTCTTACAAATACCTGATGATGAAGTACTCGAGGAGGAGGAATTCG AACGTCTTTACACCGCTCCTATTGTAGTTGTCATAATACTCTCCTTATTTTACGGCAGCATCAGCATTTTAGCAATCATTGGCAACTCATTAGTCATTTGGGTTGTGATAACGGCCCGACAAATGCGTACCGTCACCAACACATACATAGCAAACTTGGCTGTTGCCGATGTCATCATTGGACTCTTCTGTATACCGTTTCAG TTTCAAGCAGCTCTTTTACAGCGTTGGAACTTACCCTGGTTTATGTGTGCCTTTTGTCCTTTCGTGCAAACGGTGAGCGTAAATGTTTCCGTTTTTACATTAACCGCCATTGCGATTGATCGACATCGTGCTATCATCAATCCTTTAAG AGCACGTCCttcgaaatatatttcaaaatttattctgtTTGGCATTTGGTTATCGGCCTTCATATTCGCTAGCCCAATCGCCATAGCATTTCGTGTGGAAGTTATCCATGAACGGTATAGAG AGGACGGTGTCATCTACAATGTGACACGACCCTTCTGCGCGAATATCAATCTCTCGGACGAACAGCTGAAGGCTTACCGTTATGCGCTTGTTATCGTACAATACTGTGTGCCCTGCTGTGTCATCTCCTTCGTCTACGTACAAATGGCTGTGAAACTGTGGCTCACCGAAACGCCAGGCAACGCCGAGGATACAAGAGACATGGCGTTAATGCGAAACAAGAAGAAG GTCATAAAAATGctcattgttgttgtgattgtgtTCGGCATCTGCTGGCTACCCTTGCAGCTATATAATGTGCTGTATGTGACTATACCAGAAGTTAATGAATACCACTTTATCAGCATAATATGGTTTTGCTGCGATTGGTTGGCGATGAGCAATAGCTGCTACAATCCCTTCATTTATGGCATTTACAAT GAAAAATTCAAACGTGAATTCAATAAACGTTTCAATTTGTGCTTTTGCAAATTTCGCACCAACAATGATGCCCACGACCGCACCTTGTCTATGCATACGAGAGCCACCTCATTGCGCTCGAACTTTGCCAATTCGTCGATGCGTATACGTAGCAATTTATATGCCGAAGCTGGTGCTGGACAAAGCAAATCAGACATTTACTACACATATCGTTATGCAAATATGCGACCGGGTCGGAATGGCAGTAATGCGTCAGCCTACAATATTATAGCTTTGCCTCGTAAAACAATGCAAACGAGTGAATGCAGCAAGACTAATACCGAGTTGCATaacgccgctgctgctgctgctgcgggtAATGGTCAGAGTGTGCCGCAATGGCGGCGTAACAACTTCAAGCCGCTGTATCCAGATGTAATTGAATGTGAAGATGACTTGGACACGCTGATGCACTCGACACCCACATCAGAGGAGCCGAATTCCAGCTCGGCGGGCAGTAATAAAGTGAATATGAATGCCGGACCGGGCTTCATATTTAAAACTACAGGGAAAA GATAA